One Myxococcaceae bacterium JPH2 DNA window includes the following coding sequences:
- a CDS encoding proline dehydrogenase family protein codes for MTAHALPRATLLFLSRRQGLKDAALKLRPLRELARRFVAGETWEDAVDTARALAEQGLQASVDHLNEAVRGEAEAHEEVVEYKRLLQRIDASGVKAHVSLKLTQCGLLLSPALALAHAREVVAEAAARGSFVRVDMEHAAVTQVTLDLVRALHAEFGEAHVGAVLQSALRRTEADARALCAERVRIRLCKGAYLERPDVAFPDKADVDANFVRCMRVLLDSGVRHGIATHDERMIDATRAHALARGLPKGAFEFQMLLGIRRDLQLALAREGYPVRIYVPYGRAWYPYLMRRLAERPANLRFLWSQLWRG; via the coding sequence ATGACCGCCCACGCCCTGCCCCGCGCCACCCTGCTCTTTCTCTCCCGAAGACAGGGCTTGAAGGACGCCGCCCTCAAGCTGCGGCCCCTGCGCGAGCTGGCTCGGCGCTTCGTCGCGGGCGAGACGTGGGAGGACGCGGTGGACACCGCGCGAGCCCTGGCGGAGCAAGGGTTGCAAGCCAGCGTGGATCATCTCAACGAAGCCGTGCGCGGCGAGGCCGAGGCCCACGAGGAGGTCGTTGAATACAAACGCCTGCTGCAGCGAATCGACGCGTCCGGGGTGAAGGCTCACGTGTCGCTGAAGCTCACGCAGTGCGGTCTGCTGCTCTCCCCCGCGCTGGCGCTCGCCCATGCACGCGAGGTGGTGGCCGAGGCGGCCGCGCGCGGCTCCTTCGTGCGTGTGGACATGGAGCATGCGGCGGTGACGCAGGTGACGCTGGACCTCGTGCGGGCGCTGCACGCGGAGTTCGGTGAGGCGCACGTGGGCGCGGTGCTTCAAAGCGCGCTGCGCCGCACGGAGGCGGATGCCCGGGCCCTGTGCGCCGAGCGGGTGCGGATCCGCTTGTGCAAGGGCGCCTACCTGGAGCGTCCCGACGTCGCCTTCCCGGACAAGGCAGACGTGGACGCGAACTTCGTGCGCTGCATGCGCGTGTTGCTCGACAGCGGCGTGCGCCATGGCATCGCCACGCATGACGAGCGAATGATTGACGCCACGCGGGCACACGCCCTGGCGCGCGGGCTGCCCAAGGGCGCCTTCGAGTTCCAGATGCTCCTCGGCATCCGCCGGGACTTGCAGCTCGCCCTGGCGCGCGAGGGCTATCCGGTGCGGATTTATGTGCCGTATGGCCGCGCCTGGTATCCGTATCTCATGCGCCGACTGGCCGAGCGCCCCGCCAACCTGCGCTTCCTCTGGAGCCAGCTGTGGCGCGGGTGA